A single Lactuca sativa cultivar Salinas chromosome 8, Lsat_Salinas_v11, whole genome shotgun sequence DNA region contains:
- the LOC111903717 gene encoding epimerase family protein SDR39U1 homolog, chloroplastic isoform X2 has protein sequence MWLECKHDDQSTIVAHRDHQLQQHKKPCIFPLDSTITLLKSMELCGASALAWRTSISPSLHSSPQPTSVSEFRRVRVWCVKTDVNDSSQSVKGNQMTVSITGATGFIGSKLVQRLYEDNHSICVLTRSRSKAQSIFPVKDFPGIVIAEEPQWKDCIQKSTGVVNLAGLPISTRWSSEIKKEIKQSRIGVTSKVVDSINSSTSDARPKVLVSATAVGYYGTSETQVFDEQSPSGNDYLSEVCREWEGKALAVDKDVRLALIRIGVVLGKDGGALAKMVPIFMMFAGGPLGSGKQWFSWIHIDDLVNLLCEALSNPSYKGVINGTAPNPVRLAEMCQHLGSVMGRPSWLPVPDLALKAVLGEGAIVVLEGQRVLPVRAKELGFSYKYPYIKEALKAILAQKVVV, from the exons ATGTGGCTCGAATGCAAACACGATGACCAATCCACCATTGTCGCCCACCGTGACCACCAGCTTCAGCAGCACAAAAAACCCTGCATCTTCCCACTCGACTCCACAATTACTCTGCTGAAATCAATGGAGCTCTGTGGAGCTTCTGCTCTGGCTTGGAGAACCTCAATTTCTCCTTCTCTTCACTCTTCTCCTCAACCGACTTCG GTGAGTGAATTCAGAAGAGTTAGGGTTTGGTGTGTTAAAACCGACGTCAATGACTCGTCTCAGTCGGTTAAG GGTAACCAGATGACAGTATCAATAACAGGAGCTACAGGCTTTATAGGGAGTAAATTGGTGCAAAGGCTCTATGAAG ATAACCATAGTATCTGTGTCTTGACTCGATCTAGATCTAAAGCTCAGTCCATTTTTCCGG TGAAGGATTTCCCAGGCATTGTAATTGCAGAGGAGCCTCAATGGAAAGATTGCATTCAAAAGTCAACTGGAGTTGTAAACTTGGCTGGATTACCCATTAGTACAAGATGGTCTTCTGAG ATCAAGAAAGAGATCAAACAAAGCAGGATTGGAGTCACCTCAAAG GTTGTTGACTCGATAAATAGCTCCACAAGTGATGCAAGACCAAAAGTTTTGGTTAGTGCAACAGCAGTTGGCTATTATG GTACTAGTGAAACACAAGTGTTTGATGAACAAAGCCCTTCTGGAAATGATTATCTATCCGAG gTTTGTAGAGAATGGGAAGGAAAAGCTCTTGCAGTTGATAAGGATGTTAGACTCGCACTTATTCGTATTGGGGTGGTGCTTGGAAAAGATGGTGGTGCTTTAG CTAAAATGGTTCCTATCTTCATGATGTTTGCTGGAGGACCTTTGGGCTCTGGGAAACAATG GTTTTCGTGGATTCATATAGATGACTTGGTGAATCTGTTATGTGAAGCCTTATCGAATCCATCTTATAAAG GAGTGATCAATGGAACCGCACCTAACCCTGTCCGTCTAGCCGAAATGTGCCAACATTTGGGATCGGTGATGGGGCGGCCGTCATGGCTACCGGTGCCTGACCTTGCCCTCAAAGCGGTCCTTGGAGAAGGCGCGATAGTG GTTTTGGAAGGACAAAGGGTGTTGCCTGTTAGAGcgaaagaattagggttttcgtaTAAGTATCCGTACATCAAAGAAGCATTGAAAGCCATTTTAGCTCAAAAGGTTGTAGTCTGA
- the LOC111903717 gene encoding epimerase family protein SDR39U1 homolog, chloroplastic isoform X1, whose amino-acid sequence MWLECKHDDQSTIVAHRDHQLQQHKKPCIFPLDSTITLLKSMELCGASALAWRTSISPSLHSSPQPTSVSEFRRVRVWCVKTDVNDSSQSVKGNQMTVSITGATGFIGSKLVQRLYEDNHSICVLTRSRSKAQSIFPGKKDFPGIVIAEEPQWKDCIQKSTGVVNLAGLPISTRWSSEIKKEIKQSRIGVTSKVVDSINSSTSDARPKVLVSATAVGYYGTSETQVFDEQSPSGNDYLSEVCREWEGKALAVDKDVRLALIRIGVVLGKDGGALAKMVPIFMMFAGGPLGSGKQWFSWIHIDDLVNLLCEALSNPSYKGVINGTAPNPVRLAEMCQHLGSVMGRPSWLPVPDLALKAVLGEGAIVVLEGQRVLPVRAKELGFSYKYPYIKEALKAILAQKVVV is encoded by the exons ATGTGGCTCGAATGCAAACACGATGACCAATCCACCATTGTCGCCCACCGTGACCACCAGCTTCAGCAGCACAAAAAACCCTGCATCTTCCCACTCGACTCCACAATTACTCTGCTGAAATCAATGGAGCTCTGTGGAGCTTCTGCTCTGGCTTGGAGAACCTCAATTTCTCCTTCTCTTCACTCTTCTCCTCAACCGACTTCG GTGAGTGAATTCAGAAGAGTTAGGGTTTGGTGTGTTAAAACCGACGTCAATGACTCGTCTCAGTCGGTTAAG GGTAACCAGATGACAGTATCAATAACAGGAGCTACAGGCTTTATAGGGAGTAAATTGGTGCAAAGGCTCTATGAAG ATAACCATAGTATCTGTGTCTTGACTCGATCTAGATCTAAAGCTCAGTCCATTTTTCCGGGTAAGAAG GATTTCCCAGGCATTGTAATTGCAGAGGAGCCTCAATGGAAAGATTGCATTCAAAAGTCAACTGGAGTTGTAAACTTGGCTGGATTACCCATTAGTACAAGATGGTCTTCTGAG ATCAAGAAAGAGATCAAACAAAGCAGGATTGGAGTCACCTCAAAG GTTGTTGACTCGATAAATAGCTCCACAAGTGATGCAAGACCAAAAGTTTTGGTTAGTGCAACAGCAGTTGGCTATTATG GTACTAGTGAAACACAAGTGTTTGATGAACAAAGCCCTTCTGGAAATGATTATCTATCCGAG gTTTGTAGAGAATGGGAAGGAAAAGCTCTTGCAGTTGATAAGGATGTTAGACTCGCACTTATTCGTATTGGGGTGGTGCTTGGAAAAGATGGTGGTGCTTTAG CTAAAATGGTTCCTATCTTCATGATGTTTGCTGGAGGACCTTTGGGCTCTGGGAAACAATG GTTTTCGTGGATTCATATAGATGACTTGGTGAATCTGTTATGTGAAGCCTTATCGAATCCATCTTATAAAG GAGTGATCAATGGAACCGCACCTAACCCTGTCCGTCTAGCCGAAATGTGCCAACATTTGGGATCGGTGATGGGGCGGCCGTCATGGCTACCGGTGCCTGACCTTGCCCTCAAAGCGGTCCTTGGAGAAGGCGCGATAGTG GTTTTGGAAGGACAAAGGGTGTTGCCTGTTAGAGcgaaagaattagggttttcgtaTAAGTATCCGTACATCAAAGAAGCATTGAAAGCCATTTTAGCTCAAAAGGTTGTAGTCTGA
- the LOC111903715 gene encoding kinesin-like protein KIN-7E, with amino-acid sequence MGAIGGEELLNWEKMDNGREEKILVLVRLRPLNDKEISRNDVSDWECINDTTILFRNSLQERSMFPTAYSFDRVFSGDATTRQVYDEGAKGIALSVVSGINSSIFAYGQTSSGKTYTMMGITEYTVADIYDYMQKHEERAFVLKFSAIEIYNEAIRDLLSTENIPLRVLDDPEKGTIIERLTEETLRDWNHLKQLLSICEAQRKVGETSLNETSSRSHQILRLTIESSAREFIGKDKSTKLTASVNFVDLAGSERAAQALSVGQRLKEGCHINRSLLTLSTVIRKLSKGKHGHVNYRDSKLTRILQPCLGGNARTAIICTLSPARENVEQSKSTLLFASCAKEVTTNAQVNVVMSDKALVKHLQKELARLENELRTPAPPDYTSLLRKKDQQIEKLEKEVRDLIKQRDLAQSRIEELLLAVRNDQTSTQWNGNTYENEYSASESSSVKLSRSIPPEGNRNSPSPSNDVCKEVRCVETDESTNNQLPSESQSPPVSNEETESESVSGPTARPQFRNRINIGALEQNFQDLQNTINSLVTPPEEPYEEQEVQSQISNSTSFRLMKSRSCRANLMTSSSPPEFENTPPNDFEKGFPGRPERKLWELPPPEYGGAASGGLLRSDSQSSLGSTLLDEAIARKGKTSGEEDIPSVDTFVAGLKKMAKLQYDQVNNDGGDGLGKNMKSIGLDSITGSPPADWPQQFARQQKSILELWQSCNVSLIHRTYFFLLFRGDPMDSIYMEVEVRRLSFLKETFSKGNPAIQDGHTLTSASSIKALRRERSMLSRLMNKRFSEEEKRKLYEKWGVNPNSKRRRLQLIHTLWSNTEDPNHVQDSASIVAKLIRFSEQGQALKEMFGLSFSPPKMVRRSLGWKHSMASLL; translated from the exons ATGGGGGCAATTGGAGGAGAAGAGTTGTTGAATTGGGAGAAAATGGATAATGGAAGAGAGGAGAAGATTCTTGTTTTGGTGAGATTGAGGCCTTTGAATGATAAAGAAATTTCAAGAAATGATGTTTCAGATTGGGAGTGTATCAATGATACAACGATTCTTTTTAGGAATAGTTTGCAGGAAAGATCCATGTTCCCTACTGCATATTCATTTG ACAGAGTATTTAGTGGTGATGCAACAACTAGGCAAGTGTATGATGAAGGAGCTAAAGGGATTGCACTTTCGGTTGTTAGTGGCATCAATT CAAGTATTTTTGCATATGGGCAAACGAGTAGTGGAAAGACATACACAATGATGGGGATAACAGAGTACACTGTGGCCGATATATACGATTATATGCAAAAA CATGAAGAAAGGgcatttgttttgaaattttcggctaTAGAAATCTATAATGAAGCCATAAGAGACCTTTTAAGCACAGAAAATATTCCACTTAGGGTGTTAGATGATCCAGAG AAAGGGACAATCATAGAGAGACTCACAGAAGAAACTCTAAGGGATTGGAATCATCTCAAGCAACTATTATCTATTTGTGAAG CTCAAAGAAAAGTGGGAGAGACATCTCTCAATGAAACAAGTTCAAGATCTCACCAAATCCTTAGATtg ACGATTGAGAGTTCAGCTCGTGAGTTCATAGGGAAGGATAAGTCAACAAAACTAACAGCTAGTGTG AACTTTGTTGATCTTGCTGGAAGTGAAAGAGCAGCTCAGGCATTATCTGTTGGACAAAGGTTGAAAGAAGGTTGCCATATAAATCGTAGCTTATTGACACTATCCACAGTCATAAGGAAACTAAG taaagGAAAACACGGGCATGTGAATTATCGGGATTCAAAGCTGACACGGATACTACAACCGTGTTTGGGTGGAAATGCAAGAACTGCAATTATTTGCACTTTAAGTCCTGCTCGAGAGAATGTTGAGCAATCTAAAAGCACTCTTTTATTTGCAAGTTGTGCAAAAGAAGTTACTACAAATGCACAAGTCAATGTTGTAATGTCTGATAAGGCTTtggtcaaacatttacaaaaagAATTAGCTCGATTGGAAAACGAGCTAAGAACACCCGCACCTCCCGATTATACATCACTCTTAAGAAAAAAAGATCAACAAATCGAAAAG TTGGAGAAAGAAGTGAGGGATCTTATCAAGCAAAGAGATCTTGCCCAATCACGGATTGAGGAGTTGCTGCTAGCTGTTCGCAATGATCAAACTTCAACACAATGG AATGGAAACACATATGAAAACGAATATTCGGCATCGGAATCTTCAAGTGTTAAGTTATCGCGTTCAATTCCGCCGGAAGGAAACCGGAATTCACCATCGCCGTCGAACGACGTGTGCAAGGAGGTCCGATGTGTGGAAACAGACGAATCCACCAACAATCAATTACCGTCGGAATCACAATCGCCTCCCGTTTCCAATGAAGAAACGGAATCGGAATCAGTCTCGGGTCCCACTGCAAGACCCCAATTCCGAAACCGCATCAACATCGGGGCATTGGAgcaaaactttcaagatctacAAAACACGATAAATTCTCTAGTCACACCACCGGAAGAACCCTACGAAGAACAAGAAGTACAATCACAAATATCAAATTCCACGAGTTTTAGGTTAATGAAAAGCCGGAGTTGTAGAGCGAATCTTATGACGAGTTCTTCACCACCGGAATTTGAGAACACCCCGCCTAATGATTTTGAAAAAGGGTTTCCGGGAAGACCGGAGAGGAAGCTGTGGGAACTGCCGCCACCGGAGTATGGTGGTGCCGCTAGTGGAGGGTTGTTGAGAAGTGACTCACAGTCGTCTCTTGGAAGTACTTTATTGGATGAGGCAATTGCTCGGAAGGGGAAAACATCtggagaagaagatattcctagtGTAGATACGTTTGTTGCAGGATTGAAGAAAATGGCAAAACTTCAGTATGACCAG GTTAATAATGATGGAGGTGATGGTTTGGGGAAGAACATGAAAAGCATAGGATTGGATTCAATTACTGGTTCACCTCCTGCTGATTGGCCTCAACAATTTGCAAGACAACAAAAATCAATACTTGAACTTTGGCAATCATGCAATGTTTCTTTAATTCATAGGACATATTTTTTCTTGCTTTTTAGAGGTGATCCCATGGATTCTATTTACATGGAGGTTGAGGTTAGAAGGCTTTCATTTCTCAAGGAAACTTTTTCAAAGGGAAATCCAGCCATTCAAGATGGACACACTCTAACATCTGCATCAAG CATCAAAGCTCTAAGAAGAGAGAGATCAATGTTAAGCAGACTGATGAACAAACGGTTTTCTGAAGAAGAAAAGAGGAAACTTTATGAAAAATGGGGAGTGAATCCAAACTCAAAAAGGAGGAGGCTGCAGTTGATCCACACCCTGTGGAGCAACACAGAGGATCCAAACCATGTACAAGATAGTGCTTCAATAGTTGCAAAGTTGATCAGGTTCTCAGAACAAGGTCAGGCCCTTAAGGAGATGTTTGGGCTTAGTTTCAGCCCACCAAAAATGGTCAGGAGATCATTGGGTTGGAAACACAGCATGGCATCACTCTTGTAA